Proteins from a single region of Rhodospirillales bacterium:
- a CDS encoding acyltransferase: MLVVIGHVIGGLRDAQLVPIDGILVQIFNYIYTFHMPAFFFLSGMFASSLEKKDGKKFAKDLLIRIYYPCVLWSAVQTFSMNLTGSLLNHPQDFSWFQIRNIALGNVSQFWFLKALILMQIVHYLFSRFMNKKYELVFFLLLLGLSTFPALPSFFTPFAKFGIYYGLGTLLFQDKEKKEWTDLSFLFLTLVAGILWFVVSSYSFTQTNLAEIGTPKYLSQVPSTILGCAFIFFLVRISYIRSFSALVYIGQRTMPIYVLHVMIVAGTRIFMVKGLGYSDPLVIFPIALILGTIIPVIFYDMARRFNLQRWLGLG; this comes from the coding sequence ATGCTTGTTGTTATCGGCCATGTCATCGGCGGCTTACGAGATGCTCAGCTTGTCCCGATCGATGGAATTCTGGTGCAAATTTTCAATTATATTTATACGTTCCACATGCCTGCCTTTTTCTTTTTATCGGGGATGTTTGCCTCGTCTTTGGAAAAGAAGGACGGAAAGAAATTTGCAAAAGACCTTCTGATCAGGATTTACTATCCCTGTGTGCTATGGTCTGCGGTCCAGACATTTTCCATGAATCTGACCGGCTCGCTCCTCAACCACCCCCAGGATTTCTCATGGTTTCAGATCAGAAATATAGCGCTAGGAAATGTTTCACAGTTCTGGTTTTTAAAAGCTCTGATTTTAATGCAGATCGTGCATTACCTCTTTTCCAGATTTATGAATAAAAAATACGAATTGGTCTTTTTCTTGCTTCTTTTAGGTCTTTCTACGTTTCCGGCCCTTCCTTCGTTTTTTACCCCCTTTGCTAAGTTCGGGATATATTATGGACTTGGAACGCTTTTGTTTCAGGATAAAGAAAAAAAAGAATGGACAGACCTTTCATTCCTGTTTTTAACACTTGTCGCAGGCATCCTCTGGTTTGTTGTTTCTTCATATAGCTTTACTCAAACAAATCTTGCAGAAATCGGTACGCCAAAATATCTCAGCCAAGTACCATCCACTATCCTGGGGTGCGCCTTTATCTTTTTCCTGGTACGCATATCCTACATTCGGTCATTCTCTGCCCTAGTGTATATTGGCCAAAGGACCATGCCTATTTATGTTCTCCACGTGATGATTGTAGCCGGCACCCGAATTTTTATGGTGAAAGGTCTTGGTTATTCCGATCCGCTTGTCATTTTCCCTATAGCTTTAATACTGGGAACAATCATCCCTGTTATTTTTTATGATATGGCCCGGAGATTTAACCTGCAGCGCTGGTTAGGGCTGGGCTAG